The Girardinichthys multiradiatus isolate DD_20200921_A chromosome 24, DD_fGirMul_XY1, whole genome shotgun sequence genome has a window encoding:
- the fam117ba gene encoding protein FAM117B — protein sequence MAVELYQKVLVLGVAVWMIIYTRPLLVLLAVSRHRAQLWPSQGALAGSHLTGPWPQDDSQQQHVPYMRDKATQTPRAWADERRRGSHKRSASCGSTDQLKEIAKLRQQLQRSKRSSRHRRDKDRKSPFNGSHAIIQSQSPMPKTILIPIPISKSSAPRFRNSVEGLNQEIERIIIRDTPEKEETIVPQDVPDGHRAPPPVPHRRSSSTRSIDTQTPSGGGLSGNHSNCSSRPDSISPSYLSVLNDTAGGSPYEDKELSPCSPLPKYAASPRPNNSYMFKREPPEGCEKVRVSEESMPKPLEEIPPFLCPDRNKVNFIPNSGSAFCLVSILKPLLPTPDLNFRPGVGLRSLSPSLVPLSTQPCLLEEPESF from the exons ATGGCGGTGGAGCTGTACCAGAAGGTACTGGTCCTGGGCGTGGCTGTCTGGATGATTATTTATA CTCGTCCCCTCCTCGTTCTCCTCGCCGTCTCCCGCCATCGCGCCCAGCTGTGGCCCTCACAGGGTGCGCTCGCTGGCTCTCACCTGACAGGTCCCTGGCCTCAGGACGACAGCCAGCAACAACACGTTCCCTACATGAGGGACAAAGCGACGCAG ACCCCCAGGGCCTGGGCAGATGAGAGGAGGAGGGGCTCTCACAAACGCTCGGCCTCCTGTGGGAGCACCGACCAACTCAAGGAG ATTGCCAAATTGCGTCAGCAGCTTCAGCGCAGCAAACGCAGCAGCCGCCATCGGAGGGACAAGGACCGCAAGTCCCCGTTCAATGGCAGCCATGCCATCATCCAGTCACAG TCGCCTATGCCCAAGACCATTCTTATACCGATCCCTATATCCAAATCCTCGGCTCCTCGCTTCCGCAACAGCGTGGAGGGTCTGAACCAGGAGATTGAACGCATCATCATCCGAGACACTCCTGAGAAGGAAGAGACTATTGTT CCACAGGATGTCCCCGATGGCCACCGCGCACCCCCACCAGTCCCCCATCGGCGCAGCAGCAGCACCCGCAGCATCGATACACAGACTCCATCAGGGGGTGGCCTGAGTGGTAACCATAGCAACTGCAGCAGCCGCCCGGATTCCATCTCCCCCTCCTACCTCAGCGTCCTCAACGACACGGCTGGAGGCAGCCCCTACGAGGACAAAG AGCTAAGTCCGTGCTCCCCACTGCCCAAATACGCCGCCTCTCCCAGACCCAACAACAGTTACATGTTCAAGAGAGAACCACCAGAGGGCTGTGAGAAGGTCAGAGTGTCTGAGGAGTCCAT GCCCAAACCTCTGGAAGAGATCCCTCCCTTCCTGTGTCCTGACCGCAACAAGGTCAACTTCATCCCAAACAGCGGTTCTGCCTTCTGCCTCGTCAGCATCCTCAAACCCCTGCTTCCCACCCCGGACCTCAACTTTCGCCCGGGGGTGGGCCTCCGAAGCCTGTCCCCATCCCTGGTGCCTCTGTCCACCCAGCCCTGTCTCTTGGAGGAGCCTGAGAGCTTCTGA